Proteins encoded together in one Triticum dicoccoides isolate Atlit2015 ecotype Zavitan chromosome 7B, WEW_v2.0, whole genome shotgun sequence window:
- the LOC119341442 gene encoding NADH dehydrogenase [ubiquinone] iron-sulfur protein 3-like, producing MLCIVLFPERWFSGFGIVTKHPGFYTRFNTRACSRSWIHNSKKCVCSFGSLLVASLSLLPLHSHAFLGRTNPTGDFRQVFLIRARSGTKIKLSLFSFMDNQSIFQYSWEILPKKWVHKMKRSKHGNRSYTNTDYPFPLLCFLKWHTFTRVQVSIDICGVDHPSRKRRFEVVHNLLSTRYNSRIRAQTSAYEVTRISPVVSLFPSAGRWEREVWDMSGVSSINHPDLRRISTDYGFEGHPLDFPLSGYVEVRYDDPEKRVVSEPIEMTQEFRYFDFASPWEQRSDG from the coding sequence ATGCTCTGTATAGTACTTTTCCCCGAGCGATGGTTTAGCGGATTCGGAATTGTAACCAAGCATCCTGGGTTCTATACCCGATTCAACACTAGAGCCTGCAGCCGATCCTGGATACATAACTCTAAAAAGTGTGTGTGCAGTTTTGGATCTTTATTGGTAGCCAGTCTTTCACTTCTGCCTCTCCACTCCCATGCCTTTCTTGGTCGGACCAACCCAACCGGCGATTTCCGACAAGTCTTTCTGATTAGAGCAAGAAGCGGAACCAAAATAAAGCTTTCTTTATTTTCATTTATGGATAACCAATCCATTTTCCAATATAGTTGGGAGATTTTACCCAAGAAATGGGTACATAAAATGAAAAGATCGAAACATGGGAATAGATCTTATACCAATACTGACTACCCATTTCCATTGTTGTGCTTTCTAAAATGGCATACCTTTACAAGGGTTCAAGTTTCGATCGATATTTGCGGAGTGGATCATCCCTCTCGAAAACGAAGATTTGAAGTTGTCCATAATTTACTGAGTACTCGGTATAACTCACGCATTCGTGCACAAACAAGTGCATACGAAGTAACACGAATATCTCCGGTAGTCAGTCTATTTCCATCAGCCGGCCGGTGGGAGCGAGAAGTATGGGATATGTCTGGTGTTTCTTCCATCAATCATCCGGATTTACGCCGTATATCAACAGATTATGGTTTCGAGGGTCATCCATTAGACTTTCCTCTGAGTGGATATGTGGAAGTACGCTATGATGATCCAGAGAAACGtgtggtttctgaacccattgagaTGACCCAAGAATTTCGCTATTTCGATTTTGCTAGTCCTTGGGAACAGCGTAGCGACGGATAA
- the LOC119340175 gene encoding NADH-ubiquinone oxidoreductase chain 2-like isoform X1 — protein MWAPDIYEGSPTPVTAFLSIAPKISISANMSRVSIVASYGGTLQQIFFFCSIASMILGALAAMAQTKVKRPLAHSSIGHVGYIRTGFSCGTIEGIQSLLIGIFIYASMTIDAFAIVPALRQTRVKYIADLGALAKTNPISAMTFSITMFSYAGIPPLAGFCSKFYLFFAALGCGAYFLAPVGVVTSVIGRFYYIRLAKRMFFDRPRTWILYEPMDRDKSLLLAMTSSFITSSFPYPSPLFDLTHQMALSSYL, from the exons ATGTGGGCACCTGATATCTATGAGGGTTCACCCACCCCGGTGACAGCATTCCTTTCTATTGCGCCTAAAATCTCTATTTCTGCAAATATGTcacgtgtttctattgttgcttccTATGGGGGTACATTACAACAAATCTTCTTTTTCTGCAGCATTGCTTCTATGATCTTAGGAGCACTGGCCGCCATGGCCCAAACGAAAGTCAAAAGACCTCTAGCTCATAGTTCGATTGGACATGTAGGTTATATTCGTACTGGTTTCTCATGTGGAACCATAGAAGGAATCCAATCACTACTAATTGGTATATTTATTTATGCATCAATGACGATAGATGCATTCGCCATAGTTCCAGCATTACGGCAAACCCGTGTCAAATATATAGCGGATTTGGGCGCTCTAGCCAAAACGAATCCTATTTCGGCTATGACCTTCTCCATTACAATGTTCTCATACGCAGGAATACCCCCATTAGCCGGCTTTTGTAGCAAATTCTATTTGTTCTTCGCCGCTTTGGGTTGTGGGGCTTACTTCCTAGCCCCAGTGGGAGTAGTGACTAGCGTTATAGGTCGT TTTTATTATATACGCTTAGCGAAAAGAATGTTTTTTGATAGACCTAGGACATGGATTCTATATGAACCAATGGATCGTGACAAGTCGTTACTACTAGCAATGACTTCCTCTTTCATTACTTCATCCTTTCCATATCCCTCTCCCTTGTTCGATCTTACTCATCAAATGGCACTCAGTTCATATCTGTAA
- the LOC119340175 gene encoding NADH-ubiquinone oxidoreductase chain 2-like isoform X2: MWAPDIYEGSPTPVTAFLSIAPKISISANMSRVSIVASYGGTLQQIFFFCSIASMILGALAAMAQTKVKRPLAHSSIGHVGYIRTGFSCGTIEGIQSLLIGIFIYASMTIDAFAIVPALRQTRVKYIADLGALAKTNPISAMTFSITMFSYAGIPPLAGFCSKFYLFFAALGCGAYFLAPVGVVTSVIGRWAAGRFP, translated from the coding sequence ATGTGGGCACCTGATATCTATGAGGGTTCACCCACCCCGGTGACAGCATTCCTTTCTATTGCGCCTAAAATCTCTATTTCTGCAAATATGTcacgtgtttctattgttgcttccTATGGGGGTACATTACAACAAATCTTCTTTTTCTGCAGCATTGCTTCTATGATCTTAGGAGCACTGGCCGCCATGGCCCAAACGAAAGTCAAAAGACCTCTAGCTCATAGTTCGATTGGACATGTAGGTTATATTCGTACTGGTTTCTCATGTGGAACCATAGAAGGAATCCAATCACTACTAATTGGTATATTTATTTATGCATCAATGACGATAGATGCATTCGCCATAGTTCCAGCATTACGGCAAACCCGTGTCAAATATATAGCGGATTTGGGCGCTCTAGCCAAAACGAATCCTATTTCGGCTATGACCTTCTCCATTACAATGTTCTCATACGCAGGAATACCCCCATTAGCCGGCTTTTGTAGCAAATTCTATTTGTTCTTCGCCGCTTTGGGTTGTGGGGCTTACTTCCTAGCCCCAGTGGGAGTAGTGACTAGCGTTATAGGTCGTTGGGCGGCCGGAAGGTTTCCATGA